The following coding sequences lie in one Eschrichtius robustus isolate mEscRob2 chromosome 17, mEscRob2.pri, whole genome shotgun sequence genomic window:
- the LOC137751024 gene encoding fatty acid-binding protein 12-like: MVDRFQGTWKSIPCENFEEYMKELECKGRNKDLEESFKLGEEFEETTPGGHKTKSTVTLDDDSLIQVQDWVGKETTIRRELVDEKMVGESAVNNVVCT, encoded by the exons ATGGTTGATCGGTTCCAGGGAACATGGAAATCCATTCCTTGTGAAAATTTTGAAGAATATATGAAAGAACTGG AATgtaagggaagaaataaagatcTGGAAGAATCCTTTAAACTGGGAGAAGAGTTTGAGGAAACCACACCAGGTGGCCATAAAACTAAG AGTACGGTAACCTTAGATGATGACTCTTTGATTCAGGTTCAGGACTGGGTTGGGAAAGAGACCACCATCAGGAGGGAGCTAGTAGATGAGAAAATGGTGGGG GAAAGTGCTGTGAACAATGTTGTCTGCACTTGA